In bacterium, the genomic stretch ATTGAAGATAATGGATATGAATCCACAGCATATCCCAATCCTCTTGTAGCAGTTGCTGTTGATATTGCAACAGGAGAATTTAAAAAAGGATGGAGTAGACCTGTTTCCCCAGAAAAACCGGCACCAGATGTATTTATTCATTTTAGGATCGCTGCATTTTGTGCTGGATTAGGAGAGATTGGATATAGCAAGGTCTTTCTCACTCCTGAATTTGGACCAAGACAGAGATTTGCATGTATTTTAACAGATGCTCCACNNNNNNNNNNNNNNNNNNNNNNNNNNNNNNNNNNNNNNNNNNNNNNNNNNNNNNNNNNNNNNNNNNNNNNNNNNNNNNNNNNNNNNNNNNNNNNNNNNNNAGAGGTAGTTAAAATTAAAGTTGCAGGTAGACAAATAGAATGGGGGAAATTAGATGTAATAAAATGTTCTAATGCTTACACAGGAGCAGTCAAGGAAACAAATCCATTTTTACCTGAGGATTTACCTGATAAATTTGAAGAATGGAGCAAATATTATGTAGATGCTAACCCACATAAAAACGAATTTGTTAAATGGTATGGAGGAATAGGTGGACATAATCCGGGACTTGAAGGAGGACGTGGTTGTTTAAGGGCATGTATGATACATTTAGAACAAGAGGGAAAATTAAAAAACAAATTTGAAGAACCATTTAGAAAAAGAAAACCATGGGAACTTAAATAATTTAATTATTCTAAAATGATAAACTAAAAGGAGGAAAGAGAAATGATAACAAGTGAAGAAGTAAAAGAAGTAGGAAAGAGGTGTGGAGCAGACCTTGTAGGGATTGGGTCAATGGATAGGTTTGAAGGAGCCCCTAAACAGATGGACCCTCGATATATAATGCCTGAGGCAAAATCAATTATTGGGATTGGTTTTCGTATTCATAGAGGGTTATTTCGTGGTATTGAAGAAGGGACCTTTTTTGCGGCATATACTGCAATGGGATATGCGACTATTAATGATGGATATGCGCCAAAAGTACTCAGAGAAGTAGGAAATTTTATTGAAGATAATGGTTATGAGACGATGCTCTATCAGAATACAGTGTTCGGTTAGGTATTGGTGTAGGAGAACCTGTAGCACCTGATAAACCACAACCTGATGTTTTTATTCACTTTCGTATAGCAGCATTTATCTGTGGAATGGGAGAGATTGGTTATAGTAAAATATTTCTTACACCAGAGTTTGGACCAAGACAGAGATTTGCATTTATTATTACAGATGCACCACTCCAACCAGACCCAATATATGAAGAGCCAAAGATATGTGATAGATGTATGTTATGTGTAAAAGAATGTCCTTCAGGTGCTATTAGTAGAAAAGAAACAGTAGAAGTAAAAGTTGCAGAAAAAACACTTGAATGGGGAAGTTTAGATGAACTCAAATGTGCTGCATGCTATCAGGCAGGTACACCTGAATATAGTCCATTTATGCCTGAAAAAGTAGCCAAAACATTAGAAGGAATTTTCAAATATCAATCTGGTTCGGAGTCAAAAGGAATGACTGATTATACTGGAGATGTATGGGCATATCTCAGGGAAGAATTTCCATACATTCGTAATGCATGGGAAAGTTATCATCACCCTGCTAATATATGTGGAGCAAAAGGGTGTATTCGTGCTTGTATGATACATTTAGAACAAGAGGGAAAATTAAAAAACAAATTTAAACAGGAGTTCAGGAAACATCAACCATGGGTAATAAAACGGAAATAAAATTTTCAGTTGGGTATCAATTAAGAGAAGATAAACTTTTTAAAGATATTGTTGAGAGATATAAAGAAAAAATTGA encodes the following:
- a CDS encoding 4Fe-4S binding protein produces the protein MGEIGYSKIFLTPEFGPRQRFAFIITDAPLQPDPIYEEPKICDRCMLCVKECPSGAISRKETVEVKVAEKTLEWGSLDELKCAACYQAGTPEYSPFMPEKVAKTLEGIFKYQSGSESKGMTDYTGDVWAYLREEFPYIRNAWESYHHPANICGAKGCIRACMIHLEQEGKLKNKFKQEFRKHQPWVIKRK